Proteins from one Daphnia pulicaria isolate SC F1-1A chromosome 3, SC_F0-13Bv2, whole genome shotgun sequence genomic window:
- the LOC124329092 gene encoding LOW QUALITY PROTEIN: homeobox protein engrailed-1-like (The sequence of the model RefSeq protein was modified relative to this genomic sequence to represent the inferred CDS: inserted 2 bases in 2 codons): protein MFYFILSPVLIERTXSLNVNCKSXRKDIMADESPVIRHHSLRHYKSGGNAISDHQSDNLVSDEELSVGGTTPPPPDQQSGDEFPSPESLKDEHRDLNGISEDDKDSVASATNIIKFSIDNILNPEFGNRMNPVESAAAVAFHTHHHQLIQQQQQQMSSSASATTGSFLGAFHQLPFLAAARQMILAATAAAGSSIDYHQHQLAAAHHASVAQAITHPHPLNTMLLAHQAQQQHHHHLPTTLNLVENCTDKYLGGNVSGKSWPHQPTPSGGGGALTGRSTSHPLSALTSATIAASAKVKTQQVNKVHHHQPAGSKAIDLSVRNSASPPDPVHRLTAGNLTAAEKQSASQESPSLHSNSTDDNSSASPVRSVSVGGSICSVGNNELVSGGGSSAGSANQQQTSSGGSGGDKETLWPAWVYCTRYSDRPSSGRSPRARRIRTKKDRKAEEKRPRTAFTSEQLARLKSEFTENRYLTEKRRQDLARELQLHENQIKIWFQNKRAKIKKASGQKNPLALQLMAQGLYNHSTMAMDEDEDDDDEMMQQE, encoded by the exons atgttttattttattttatctcccGTTTTGATTGAACGTA CAAGTTTGAACGTGAATTGCAAAT TAAGAAAGGACATCATGGCCGATGAAAGCCCAGTGATTCGCCATCATAGTTTGAGGCACTATAAGAGCGGTGGCAATGCAATCAGTGATCATCAATCGGATAACCTGGTGTCAGACGAAGAGTTAAGTGTCGGCGGAACTACGCCTCCGCCACCGGATCAGCAATCGGGTGACGAATTCCCATCGCCGGAAAGTCTCAAAGACGAGCACCGCGACCTCAATGGGATTTCCGAGGACGACAAAGACTCGGTGGCGTCGGCTACCAACATCATCAAATTCTCCATTGACAATATCCTCAATCCGGAATTCGGAAATCGGATGAATCCGGTCGAGTCGGCCGCCGCGGTGGCCTTTCACACGCACCATCACCAGCtgattcagcagcagcagcagcagatgagtTCCTCGGCCAGTGCCACCACCGGCAGTTTCTTGGGAGCCTTTCATCAGTTGCCATTTCTGGCTGCCGCCCGCCAAATGATTCTGGCCGCCACGGCCGCAGCCGGCTCATCCATCGACTACCACCAACACCAACTGGCCGCGGCCCATCACGCTTCTGTGGCCCAAGCCATCACGCATCCGCACCCACTCAACACGATGCTGCTGGCTCAccaagcccagcagcagcatcatcaTCACCTTCCGACTACCCTCAATCTAGTCGAAAACTGCACGGACAAATATCTCGGTGGAAATGTTAGCGGAAAGAGCTGGCCTCATCAGCCAACGCCGtctggcggtggtggtgcgCTTACCGGAAGATCGACGTCTCATCCTCTGAGCGCTTTGACGTCGGCAACCATCGCCGCCAGCGCCAAGGTCAAAACTCAGCAAGTGAACAAGgtgcaccaccaccaaccgGCCGGAAGCAAAGCTATCGATCTGAGTGTTCGCAATTCCGCCTCGCCGCCGGATCCCGTCCACCGACTCACGGCCGGAAATCTCACGGCGGCTGAGAAACAGTCAGCCTCTCAAGAGAGCCCGTCACTTCATTCGAACAGCACCGACGATAACTCTTCTGCTAGTCCTGTCCGATCTGTTTCC GTTGGCGGATCGATTTGTTCCGTCGGCAACAACGAACTTGTTTCCGGTGGCGGATCGAGCGCGGGAAGTGCCAATCAACAGCAAACATCGTCGGGGGGCAGCGGCGGCGACAAGGAAACTCTCTGGCCGGCTTGGGTTTACTGCACACGCTATTCCGACCGCCCGTCTTCCG GAAGAA GTCCTAGGGCACGTCGGATACGGACAAAGAAGGACCGCAAGGCTGAGGAAAAACGCCCACGGACGGCCTTCACCTCGGAGCAATTGGCCCGGTTAAAAAGCGAGTTCACGGAGAACCGCTACTTGACGGAGAAGCGCCGCCAAGATCTGGCGCGCGAGCTGCAACTGCAcgagaatcaaatcaaaatttggttCCAAAATAAAAGGGCCAAGATCAAAAAGGCCTCCGGACAAAAGAACCCGCTGGCGCTCCAGCTCATGGCTCAGGGCCTGTACAATCACTCGACAATGGCGATGgacgaagacgaagacgacgacgacgagatgaTGCAACAAGAataa